AGGATAAATGTTGCAGGCATCAGATTCTCCCTGCATCCAGCACATACCTGAAATTTCATAATCAATTCCGGGATCCAGTTTAGACAGAGCTTCTTCAACTGTTTCTATTAAATTTTTGTATAAACTTCCGGTGGCCCCGCCTGCACTTGGTGGACGCCAATCCCCTTGCAGGGATGTTCCGGACCATCCACACTTAATTAAAAAGATCTGGCTGTCAGGATAAATTTTTGCTATATCCCTTCCAAAGGTTAATTCAGGTCCAAAGGCACCGGAACCGGCTCCAAAACCGGGACGCAGCGGGCTCCATACCTTTTTCAAAGAGGACTCAACGGTACCTTCTGCGTATATTTTAACATTTTCCTGAACTTCAAGAAGCTCAGAAGGTAGTTCATGATTCATTCCTACCCCTGCCATATTTGATTGGCCGGCAAGTATGTATACCTTGTGTTTGGATGAACTTCCCTGAGCATAGGATTTAGAATATGCTCCTTTTGTTGAAACAATAATGAGCATTGGCATTAAGAAAAAATAAATAAGAAATAAATTAAAACCTGACTTTTTCATAATTAACACAACTCCCCTTTAAGAAATAAAGTAAAAATACAATTATTTTTATCATTATTAAAAATAAAAAATAATTTATATAAAATTATAACATGAAAGAGCCGCCATGAAAATTACATCTTGTCATTTCTCTTGTATTCTGCTCTTATAAAGGCGGATTTATGCAAATTAAAAGCAAAGGGCTGTTAACCCCTTGCTTTTAACTTAACTTTATTTCATAAAAGCTTATATTATGACTACCAGTCAATTGAATCCACATAGATGGTAAAGTCGCCGCTTCCGTTTGTCTCACATTGTATACCTATTTGTTGAGGCAGTGAATCGTCTACGGTTTCAGGAAGGGTTAGTGTAAGTTCGTTCCAGTCACCTTTTTTTACATATTCATATCCGGCCCATGCTGAATTCCAGTCAAAATATGTCCAGTCTGATGAGTGAGGCATAATATAGAATTGAAGTG
The genomic region above belongs to Acetivibrio saccincola and contains:
- a CDS encoding sialate O-acetylesterase, with protein sequence MKKSGFNLFLIYFFLMPMLIIVSTKGAYSKSYAQGSSSKHKVYILAGQSNMAGVGMNHELPSELLEVQENVKIYAEGTVESSLKKVWSPLRPGFGAGSGAFGPELTFGRDIAKIYPDSQIFLIKCGWSGTSLQGDWRPPSAGGATGSLYKNLIETVEEALSKLDPGIDYEISGMCWMQGESDACNIYPANEYESNLTHFINDVRKDLNAPTMPFIIAMIDDSDAWIEHAIVRQAQINVAKNVPYVGIFDTKDFDTDGMHYFTQGILDIGSCFAEEMAKISGISPKFVYGDVNGDGVFDSIDYAEIKLYLLDITDELKYSQWRKAADVNGDGDIDTRDAALMQRKILEIIDKFPVE